From a single Desulfatirhabdium butyrativorans DSM 18734 genomic region:
- a CDS encoding PAS domain S-box protein has translation MSARISLKKTIVLFSILIGCVPLLLSGALFIHLFSGTLETEISQRNLVAARALGGEINRFLMDYRSLLEYASDRMNQEDGNLTDAWQNRLEDMLRRYDLFNCLKILDASAKVLVIAPHQPAMLGIDFSGHAFVQQALSTGAPAWSDVYLSATSGSPTISLAVPFRHGIVIGDMNLDILNATTQKIQTGTGSYAVVVDRTGVIISHPDHELVDQRLNVRNLSFIRAGLEGREGTFDYFFRGAEKIGSVARIPETGWLSTVVQPREEAFAAVTRMKSLLWTTTISIAMVMMIFSAWMHQKTIFPLLRLGRIVRRISNAEYDFQPMPESFIEIDQLSDAFQKMARAIAEREAALERNREAITRSEKELRRLYDSVSDLIYTHDLEGHILSANKAMSDVLGYDPAEIIGRSITEAMKPELHSFFRSHYLDRFQKHPSQKGVFSCFDRTGGKLYVEYASILVTDEDGRPFVTGIGRNVTERILAERSLRLQEARIEAILEAMPTPLAAYDTHGKLQFTNAAFSRIFGWSMEELQSNVVPFVPESEKEITRSKIRELYKTGKPGILETKRLTRQGSTIDVLISAALIHDKQGKAEGMVACFLDLTEKKKLEAGLIHAQKMEAIGTLAGGIAHDFNNLLMVIGGNTSLMMLDLANDERMMRRLRDIERNVRQGAGLTRQLLGFAKGGKYEVQSIDFNELIREHDEVFQRTRKDIRIEEHLQPGLPTVAADRSQMEQILMNIYINAGHAMPQGGVIRVSTGSLDIDADRAARFQVRAGRYVCIRIADTGIGMDETIRKRIFEPFFTTKEKGRGTGLGLASVYGIVQNHGGFIEVESELHRGTTFSVCFPATAVEAGSVAQPTETPLTASRAGGQKTILLVDDEEMVRDIGAQLLKHLGHRAITAESGQRALELYRENRGVIDLVILDMIMPGMPGGAVFDRLKEMDPDARVILSSGYSIDGDAQAILYRGCRGFLQKPFSIERLSRTLSQAFSDTQGQHPEG, from the coding sequence ATGTCGGCTCGGATATCGCTCAAGAAAACCATTGTCCTCTTTTCGATTCTGATCGGCTGCGTGCCGCTGCTGCTCTCAGGCGCCTTGTTCATCCATCTGTTTTCCGGAACGCTCGAAACGGAAATTTCCCAGCGCAATCTGGTTGCCGCAAGAGCCCTTGGCGGTGAAATCAACCGATTCCTGATGGATTATCGATCCCTGCTGGAATATGCCTCGGACCGCATGAATCAGGAGGATGGCAATCTGACAGATGCCTGGCAAAACCGCCTCGAAGACATGCTCCGGCGCTACGATCTGTTCAATTGCCTGAAAATTCTGGATGCAAGCGCAAAGGTGCTCGTCATTGCGCCCCATCAGCCTGCAATGCTCGGCATCGACTTCTCCGGGCACGCCTTCGTCCAACAGGCCCTTTCAACGGGCGCTCCCGCCTGGTCCGATGTGTACCTTTCGGCCACATCCGGTTCTCCCACGATCAGCCTGGCCGTTCCCTTCAGGCATGGCATCGTCATCGGAGACATGAATCTCGACATTCTGAACGCAACCACCCAGAAAATCCAGACCGGAACCGGCAGCTACGCCGTCGTGGTGGATCGGACCGGGGTCATCATCTCACATCCCGATCACGAACTCGTCGATCAGCGCCTCAACGTCCGGAACCTGTCCTTTATCCGGGCCGGGCTGGAAGGCAGGGAAGGCACCTTCGACTATTTCTTCCGGGGCGCCGAGAAAATCGGAAGCGTCGCCCGCATTCCGGAAACCGGATGGCTGAGCACCGTGGTTCAGCCGCGTGAAGAGGCATTTGCCGCAGTCACCCGCATGAAATCTTTGCTGTGGACAACCACGATCTCGATCGCCATGGTCATGATGATTTTTTCGGCATGGATGCACCAGAAAACGATCTTCCCGCTCCTTCGGTTGGGCAGAATCGTCCGGCGCATTTCGAACGCGGAATATGACTTCCAGCCGATGCCGGAGAGTTTCATCGAGATCGATCAGCTCTCCGACGCATTTCAGAAGATGGCCAGGGCCATCGCCGAACGCGAAGCCGCACTCGAGCGAAACCGTGAAGCCATAACACGATCCGAGAAGGAACTCCGCAGGCTGTACGATTCCGTATCGGATTTGATCTACACCCATGATCTGGAAGGACATATCCTGAGCGCCAACAAGGCCATGTCCGACGTTCTGGGCTATGATCCGGCCGAGATCATCGGCCGATCCATCACCGAAGCCATGAAACCGGAGCTCCATTCCTTCTTCCGTTCCCATTATCTGGATCGGTTTCAGAAACATCCGTCTCAGAAAGGCGTCTTCTCCTGCTTCGACAGAACGGGCGGAAAACTGTACGTCGAATATGCGAGCATCCTGGTCACAGACGAAGACGGCCGCCCCTTTGTCACGGGCATCGGACGAAACGTCACCGAGCGCATCCTGGCGGAACGATCCCTCCGGCTGCAGGAAGCCCGGATCGAGGCCATTCTCGAAGCGATGCCAACACCCTTGGCCGCCTATGACACCCATGGAAAGCTTCAGTTCACCAATGCCGCATTCAGCCGGATTTTCGGCTGGTCGATGGAAGAGCTCCAGAGCAATGTCGTGCCCTTCGTTCCGGAATCGGAGAAGGAAATCACCCGGAGCAAAATCCGGGAACTGTACAAGACGGGAAAGCCGGGCATTCTGGAAACCAAACGCCTGACCCGCCAGGGCAGCACCATCGATGTGCTCATCAGTGCCGCGCTCATCCACGACAAACAGGGAAAAGCCGAAGGCATGGTAGCCTGTTTTCTGGATCTCACCGAAAAGAAGAAACTCGAAGCCGGATTGATCCATGCCCAGAAAATGGAGGCCATCGGCACGCTGGCTGGCGGAATCGCGCATGACTTCAACAACCTGCTGATGGTCATCGGCGGAAACACATCCCTGATGATGCTCGATCTGGCGAACGACGAGCGGATGATGCGGCGGCTGCGCGACATCGAGCGCAACGTCCGGCAGGGCGCCGGCCTTACCCGGCAATTGCTCGGTTTTGCCAAAGGCGGAAAATACGAAGTCCAGTCCATCGACTTCAACGAGCTGATCCGGGAGCATGACGAAGTGTTTCAGCGCACCCGAAAGGATATCCGGATCGAGGAGCACCTCCAACCCGGTCTGCCAACCGTTGCTGCAGACCGGAGCCAGATGGAGCAAATTCTCATGAACATCTACATCAATGCCGGTCACGCCATGCCGCAGGGCGGCGTTATCCGGGTAAGCACCGGCAGCCTGGACATCGACGCCGACCGTGCCGCCCGGTTTCAGGTCAGAGCCGGGCGTTATGTCTGCATTCGAATCGCGGATACGGGCATCGGCATGGATGAAACCATCCGAAAACGCATTTTCGAACCGTTTTTCACGACGAAGGAAAAAGGACGCGGAACAGGGCTCGGCCTCGCATCGGTCTACGGGATCGTTCAGAACCACGGCGGATTCATCGAAGTGGAAAGCGAGCTTCATAGAGGTACCACCTTCAGCGTTTGTTTCCCCGCAACGGCCGTAGAAGCGGGATCCGTAGCGCAGCCAACGGAAACACCATTGACGGCTTCCAGGGCCGGGGGGCAGAAAACCATTCTTCTGGTGGATGACGAGGAAATGGTTCGGGACATCGGCGCCCAGCTTCTGAAGCATCTGGGCCACCGGGCCATCACGGCCGAAAGCGGGCAGCGGGCGCTCGAACTGTATCGAGAAAACCGCGGCGTGATCGATCTGGTGATTCTCGACATGATCATGCCGGGCATGCCGGGCGGCGCCGTTTTCGACCGGTTGAAGGAAATGGATCCGGATGCACGTGTGATTCTTTCGAGCGGATACAGCATCGACGGCGATGCACAGGCCATTCTGTACAGGGGATGCCGCGGCTTTCTGCAAAAGCCCTTCAGCATCGAACGGTTGTCCCGGACCTTGAGCCAAGCATTTTCAGATACGCAGGGACAGCACCCCGAGGGATGA
- a CDS encoding response regulator has protein sequence MKTSIQNRLIFTVLMIQALIIGSLILYTTFSSREKAVHAAYQLAATAARDQAGAVQRSLERSLQITRTMAQTFSAVKNPDSILNLNRESAKVMLKNLLIDNPSFLSIYTIWEPDAFDLMDEAFSDRPGSDASGRFIPCWTRKGENIVLEPSRDYENHDKGDYYIIPRQTGKDSIVGPYSYKIDHQSRWIVSVLSPIQYENRFYGVVGVDIPIENFAGLIEERRLFNGAAQITLLSPNGLIIASTEHIQAIGKSLAAIQPDTFDQVQSIATRKQVVTEQGDALLAVSAVETGDAKAPWLVLMSVPRANIMAGALTETAKQLLIGILMALGAVLAISIFIRQHLSPLKQISEAARQVALGSLAVPDIRTRNDEIGKMHQSFLLMVASMRTINETIQAVTVGDFAAKIKLRSDFDELGLSINRMIDGVTRIVAQLNKIAEGSYSDRIRPFSDRDQLGTALYRMTESLKKMREINEKQNAFKSAQMELNNTMRGEQDTQSLTERVIAYMCRYLGAAIGAFFLFDPEAQTLKLCGTYAYRKRKRLVNGFRIGEGLVGQAALEKSIIHVTDLPASYVPVQSGLGQSVPKAVVVVPLLVEDDLKGVMELGAMKEFSSDDLAFLEQVAANIAIAIHSAQSRTRMKALLEKTQLQAAQLKNQQEALQQSNRELEEQTRALRFSEAKLQAQQEELRQANEELQEQTQLLEEQKEDIQKKNVELEMAGRLISEKAEALEKISRYKSEFLANMSHELRTPLNSILLLSKMMADNKKGNLTEKQVEFANTIHSSGSDLLKLINEVLDLSKVEAGKMELHIEAVPPAEMAQSIQRNFQHIAKTKGLAFDVTVEPDLPATIVTDRQRIEQILKNFLSNAFKFTATGGITVRLHRPRGMNLSQSGLDPEKAVAFSVTDTGIGIPKDKQEIVFEAFRQADGSTSRKYGGTGLGLSISLELAKFLGGEIQVVSAENQGSTFTLVLPEVCSKGDARSEGSFASAIPASTGGPASAGRAQPAPKPETPQTTLKTTTPAPAAENWPSGAGDTQGQPPGASVEDISDDRKEIQPSDRKMLIIEDDPHFARILCDLSHDRGFKVLVADNGETGLHFADYYKPDAIVLDVNLPGMDGWTVLERLKANARTRHIPVHIISANDRPLNALKMGAIGYMTKPISMDELDKVYTKIEKTIGDRLRHVLLVEDDPVQVQAVQALLGDEQIHIEVARSGKEAMGLLDRQGFDCMILDLGLPDISGIEMLSHVRSDANLKDMPIIVYTGRDLTPQESATVRDYAEMIVLKDARSPEKLLEETTLFLHLVESELPAEKKRMLQRIHDREAVFQGKKVLLVDDDMRNVYAITNILEEKGMRVVVGKNGKEGIERLKADPGIHLVLMDIMMPVMDGYEAMRRIRAMDVYKKLPIIALTAKAMKGDKALCIEAGANDYLAKPFDTDKLLSMLRVWLY, from the coding sequence ATGAAAACGTCCATTCAAAACAGGCTCATTTTCACCGTCCTGATGATTCAGGCGCTCATCATCGGCTCCCTCATCCTGTACACCACCTTCTCCAGCCGGGAAAAGGCCGTTCATGCCGCCTATCAGCTCGCCGCGACTGCGGCCAGGGATCAGGCGGGAGCCGTCCAGAGATCGCTCGAACGCAGCCTGCAAATCACCCGAACGATGGCGCAGACCTTTTCCGCCGTGAAGAATCCCGATTCGATCCTGAACCTGAACCGGGAATCGGCCAAAGTCATGCTGAAAAACCTCCTGATCGACAATCCCTCCTTCCTTTCCATTTACACCATCTGGGAACCCGACGCCTTCGATCTCATGGACGAGGCATTCAGCGACCGCCCCGGCAGCGACGCCTCGGGCCGTTTCATCCCCTGCTGGACCCGAAAAGGCGAGAACATCGTTCTGGAGCCCAGCCGGGACTACGAAAATCACGACAAGGGCGATTACTACATCATCCCCCGGCAAACCGGCAAAGACAGCATCGTCGGCCCCTACAGCTACAAAATCGATCACCAGTCCCGATGGATCGTCTCGGTCCTCTCCCCCATCCAGTATGAAAACCGGTTTTACGGGGTAGTCGGCGTGGACATCCCGATCGAAAACTTTGCCGGTCTCATCGAAGAAAGGCGCCTCTTCAACGGGGCGGCCCAGATCACCCTGCTCTCCCCCAATGGCCTCATCATCGCCTCCACCGAACACATCCAGGCCATCGGCAAATCCCTCGCCGCCATCCAGCCCGACACCTTCGATCAGGTGCAATCCATCGCCACCCGGAAACAGGTGGTCACGGAGCAGGGCGATGCCCTCCTGGCCGTTTCCGCCGTCGAAACCGGAGACGCCAAAGCCCCCTGGCTCGTTTTGATGTCCGTCCCCCGTGCGAACATCATGGCCGGGGCCCTTACTGAAACCGCCAAACAGCTCCTGATCGGCATCCTCATGGCGTTGGGAGCGGTCCTGGCCATCTCGATCTTTATCCGGCAGCACCTCAGCCCCCTGAAACAGATCAGCGAGGCGGCCAGGCAGGTGGCTCTCGGAAGCCTCGCTGTGCCGGATATCCGCACCCGCAACGATGAAATCGGGAAAATGCACCAGAGCTTTCTGCTGATGGTGGCTTCCATGCGCACCATCAACGAGACGATCCAGGCCGTCACGGTCGGCGATTTCGCCGCAAAGATCAAACTGCGAAGCGATTTCGACGAACTGGGCCTGTCGATCAACCGCATGATCGACGGGGTTACGAGAATCGTCGCTCAGTTGAACAAGATTGCGGAGGGAAGCTACTCGGACAGGATCAGACCGTTTTCGGACAGGGATCAGCTTGGCACCGCACTTTACCGAATGACCGAATCCCTGAAGAAAATGCGGGAGATCAACGAAAAGCAGAACGCCTTCAAGTCCGCTCAGATGGAGCTCAACAACACGATGCGGGGCGAGCAGGACACCCAGAGCCTGACCGAGCGGGTCATCGCCTACATGTGCCGGTATCTGGGCGCGGCTATCGGCGCCTTTTTCCTCTTCGATCCGGAAGCGCAGACCCTGAAGCTCTGCGGAACCTATGCCTACCGGAAGCGCAAACGGCTCGTCAACGGTTTCCGGATCGGCGAGGGGCTGGTCGGGCAGGCGGCCCTGGAAAAATCGATCATCCATGTGACGGACCTGCCCGCATCCTATGTGCCGGTGCAATCCGGCCTGGGCCAGAGTGTACCGAAGGCGGTCGTCGTCGTTCCCCTGCTGGTGGAAGACGATCTCAAAGGGGTGATGGAATTGGGCGCCATGAAGGAGTTTTCATCCGATGACCTGGCTTTTCTCGAGCAGGTCGCAGCCAACATCGCCATCGCCATTCACTCCGCCCAGTCCCGCACCCGGATGAAGGCCCTGCTGGAAAAGACCCAGTTGCAGGCCGCTCAGCTCAAGAACCAGCAGGAGGCCCTGCAGCAATCGAATCGCGAACTCGAAGAGCAGACCCGTGCCCTGCGGTTCTCCGAAGCCAAGCTCCAGGCCCAGCAGGAAGAGCTGCGCCAGGCGAACGAAGAGCTTCAGGAGCAGACCCAACTGCTGGAGGAACAGAAGGAAGACATCCAGAAAAAGAACGTGGAACTGGAGATGGCGGGCAGGCTCATCTCCGAAAAGGCCGAAGCCCTGGAGAAGATCAGCCGGTACAAGAGCGAATTTCTGGCCAACATGTCCCATGAATTGCGCACCCCGCTCAACAGCATCCTGCTGCTCTCCAAGATGATGGCGGACAACAAGAAGGGGAACCTCACCGAAAAACAGGTGGAATTCGCCAACACCATCCATTCCTCCGGGAGCGATCTGCTCAAGCTCATCAACGAAGTGCTCGACCTCTCGAAGGTGGAAGCCGGAAAAATGGAGCTGCACATCGAAGCCGTGCCTCCGGCCGAAATGGCCCAGAGCATCCAGCGCAATTTCCAGCACATCGCCAAAACCAAGGGCCTCGCCTTCGATGTCACCGTCGAGCCGGACCTGCCCGCAACCATCGTGACCGACAGGCAGCGCATCGAGCAGATTCTGAAAAATTTCCTGTCCAACGCCTTCAAATTCACCGCAACCGGGGGCATCACGGTCCGGTTGCACCGTCCACGCGGCATGAACCTGTCGCAAAGCGGCCTCGATCCGGAGAAGGCCGTCGCCTTTTCCGTCACGGACACCGGCATCGGCATACCGAAGGACAAACAGGAAATCGTTTTCGAAGCCTTCCGGCAGGCCGATGGATCGACAAGCCGCAAATACGGGGGCACGGGCCTCGGGCTTTCCATTTCGCTGGAGCTGGCCAAATTTCTCGGCGGCGAGATCCAGGTGGTCAGCGCCGAAAATCAGGGCAGCACCTTCACCCTGGTGCTGCCCGAAGTCTGCAGCAAAGGCGACGCTCGAAGCGAGGGCTCCTTTGCATCCGCCATCCCGGCATCGACCGGCGGGCCAGCATCTGCCGGCCGGGCGCAACCGGCTCCGAAACCGGAGACGCCACAAACCACTCTCAAAACGACAACTCCGGCCCCAGCGGCGGAGAACTGGCCATCGGGCGCAGGCGACACCCAAGGGCAGCCCCCCGGCGCTTCGGTAGAAGATATATCGGACGATCGAAAGGAAATCCAGCCATCGGATCGCAAGATGCTGATCATCGAGGACGATCCCCATTTTGCGCGGATACTCTGCGATCTGTCCCACGATCGGGGTTTCAAGGTGCTGGTTGCGGACAACGGTGAAACCGGGCTGCATTTTGCCGACTACTACAAGCCGGATGCCATCGTCCTCGATGTGAACCTTCCCGGCATGGACGGCTGGACGGTGCTGGAGCGGCTCAAGGCCAACGCCCGGACCCGCCATATCCCGGTGCATATCATTTCGGCCAACGACCGGCCCCTCAATGCGCTCAAAATGGGGGCCATCGGATACATGACCAAACCGATCAGCATGGATGAGCTCGACAAGGTCTATACGAAAATCGAAAAGACCATCGGAGATCGGCTCCGGCACGTGTTGCTGGTGGAAGACGATCCGGTTCAGGTGCAGGCGGTTCAGGCGCTGCTCGGAGACGAGCAGATTCACATCGAGGTGGCCCGGAGCGGCAAGGAGGCGATGGGCCTGCTCGATCGGCAGGGTTTCGACTGCATGATTCTCGATCTCGGCCTGCCGGACATCTCCGGCATCGAAATGCTCTCCCATGTGCGCAGCGACGCGAATCTCAAGGACATGCCCATCATCGTATACACCGGCCGGGATCTGACACCCCAGGAATCGGCGACCGTCCGGGACTATGCCGAGATGATCGTGCTCAAGGACGCCCGCTCGCCGGAAAAGCTCCTGGAGGAGACCACCCTTTTCCTGCATCTGGTCGAATCCGAGCTGCCCGCCGAAAAGAAACGGATGCTGCAGCGGATCCACGACCGCGAGGCCGTGTTCCAGGGCAAGAAAGTCCTGCTGGTCGATGACGACATGCGAAATGTCTATGCCATCACCAATATCCTGGAAGAAAAAGGCATGCGGGTCGTCGTGGGGAAGAACGGGAAGGAAGGCATCGAGCGGCTCAAGGCCGATCCGGGCATCCACCTCGTGCTGATGGACATCATGATGCCCGTGATGGACGGATATGAGGCCATGCGGCGCATCCGCGCCATGGACGTCTACAAGAAGCTGCCCATCATCGCCCTGACCGCAAAGGCCATGAAGGGGGACAAGGCGCTGTGCATCGAGGCCGGAGCCAACGATTACCTGGCCAAGCCGTTCGATACGGACAAGCTGTTGTCGATGCTGCGGGTTTGGCTGTATTAG
- a CDS encoding cereblon family protein yields the protein MTMTACSGFHAKGAPERLAGMLSKPDIEGRHQPKAADREPPLRCAACLEPVATGKDRIAVDGSHAHVFANPCGIVFEIGCFALAPGCGTVGEASDEFTWFPGYAWQIGVCGNCARHLGWRFASDGGNFFWALILDRLV from the coding sequence ATGACGATGACGGCTTGCTCCGGTTTTCATGCGAAGGGCGCCCCGGAACGATTGGCAGGCATGCTATCCAAACCGGACATCGAAGGCCGCCATCAACCGAAAGCCGCAGACAGGGAGCCTCCGCTGCGGTGCGCCGCTTGCCTGGAGCCTGTGGCAACCGGGAAAGACCGCATCGCCGTTGATGGCAGCCATGCCCATGTATTCGCGAACCCCTGCGGCATCGTCTTTGAAATCGGCTGTTTCGCCCTGGCGCCGGGCTGCGGGACCGTCGGGGAGGCATCGGATGAATTCACCTGGTTTCCTGGATACGCCTGGCAAATCGGGGTTTGCGGCAACTGCGCCAGGCATCTGGGTTGGCGTTTCGCTTCGGATGGCGGCAACTTCTTCTGGGCATTGATCCTGGACAGGCTGGTTTAA
- a CDS encoding metal ABC transporter substrate-binding protein, protein MKSPSIHRDRACPNLPGVENYCGLRRFARVLGKCIALVLAMMLLPAMSRAETAVRKILCTTYPLHLITRNITEGRADVIVERLLPSQLGCPHDYVLTPQDMKRLEKADVLIINGLGLEEFLSIPLKKINPNLKVIDSSKGISDLLPDTEAHDHHHAEGKKGPSAANDPQHEFNPHLFASPKEAARIAATIASSLSAIDPEGAEVYSRNARAYGERLDGLARDLAGAVSGLRNNRIITQHGVFDYLARDSGLEIVGVIQAHAGKDPSAAEMIALVKTARSTGAGAVFAEPQYPQRIARTIAKEAGIAFAVLDPVASGPENPPLAYYETVMRGNIETLKKTLPPKP, encoded by the coding sequence ATGAAGTCACCATCGATTCACAGAGATCGTGCATGCCCTAACCTGCCCGGCGTTGAGAACTATTGCGGTTTACGCCGGTTTGCCCGAGTACTCGGAAAGTGCATCGCCCTGGTGCTGGCCATGATGTTGCTGCCTGCCATGAGCCGGGCGGAAACCGCTGTCCGAAAGATTCTGTGCACGACGTATCCGCTGCATCTCATCACCCGGAACATCACCGAAGGCAGGGCTGATGTGATCGTGGAGCGGCTGCTGCCTTCCCAGTTGGGATGCCCGCACGATTATGTGCTGACCCCTCAGGACATGAAACGACTGGAGAAAGCCGACGTCCTGATTATCAACGGATTGGGCCTCGAGGAATTTCTATCGATCCCGTTGAAAAAAATCAATCCCAATCTGAAGGTCATCGACAGCTCCAAGGGGATTTCAGACTTGCTGCCGGATACGGAAGCGCACGACCACCACCATGCCGAAGGGAAGAAAGGGCCATCGGCGGCAAATGATCCGCAACACGAATTCAACCCGCACCTCTTTGCCAGCCCCAAAGAGGCGGCCCGGATCGCGGCCACCATCGCCTCGAGCCTTTCGGCCATCGACCCGGAAGGGGCCGAAGTGTACAGCCGCAATGCCAGGGCTTACGGCGAGCGGCTGGATGGGCTGGCCAGGGATTTGGCCGGGGCCGTTTCCGGGCTTCGCAACAACAGGATCATCACCCAGCACGGCGTCTTCGATTATCTGGCCCGGGACAGCGGCCTGGAAATCGTTGGCGTGATCCAGGCGCACGCCGGAAAGGATCCTTCCGCTGCGGAAATGATCGCCCTGGTGAAGACGGCGCGGTCCACAGGGGCGGGGGCCGTGTTTGCCGAACCCCAGTATCCGCAGCGGATCGCCCGAACCATTGCCAAGGAAGCGGGCATCGCTTTCGCGGTGCTGGATCCGGTGGCCTCCGGCCCCGAAAACCCGCCGCTTGCCTATTATGAAACCGTCATGCGAGGCAACATCGAAACCCTGAAAAAAACACTGCCTCCCAAACCCTGA
- a CDS encoding aminotransferase class I/II-fold pyridoxal phosphate-dependent enzyme, translating to MNPLAQELNQTLTQQNPHILDMLSRIGRNLFFPKGILSQSAEAKEKAHRLNATIGIATERGGTMHLASVMQPICGMKPENSLTYAPSFGLPQIRSQWKASLFEKNPSLQGKAISLPVVTCGITHAISVFADVWIDPEDVIVFPDMMWGNYNLILNVRKGATIVQYPMFDANWGFNVDALSACLEKQAAEHGKIVVFLNFPNNPTGYTVNRDEADRIVSVLHRLAQSGKNVIAVLDDAYFGLFYEPETVKESLFARLAGLDPRLLAVKLDGATKEHFVWGLRVGFITYGISGLDADGYLVLEKKTAGAVRGSISNASHLSQSIVLSAFGNPESKAQLQGKFETLKRRANRVKAVLSDPKYRDAWDVYPFNSGYFMCLKLKTVDAETLRVHLLNQYGVGLISIGKTDLRVAFSCLEEDDIQTLFDLVLQGIQDLTKGR from the coding sequence ATGAATCCTTTGGCGCAAGAACTCAATCAAACACTGACGCAGCAAAATCCCCACATCCTCGACATGCTGTCCCGGATCGGCAGAAACCTCTTTTTCCCCAAGGGCATCCTGAGCCAGAGTGCGGAAGCCAAGGAAAAAGCCCATCGGTTGAACGCCACCATCGGGATCGCCACGGAAAGAGGCGGCACCATGCATCTGGCTTCCGTGATGCAGCCCATCTGCGGTATGAAACCGGAAAACAGCCTGACCTACGCCCCCTCCTTCGGTTTGCCGCAGATCCGCTCGCAGTGGAAGGCATCCCTCTTCGAGAAGAACCCGTCCCTTCAGGGCAAGGCCATCAGCCTGCCGGTGGTCACCTGCGGCATCACCCATGCCATCAGCGTATTCGCCGATGTCTGGATCGATCCCGAAGACGTCATCGTCTTTCCCGACATGATGTGGGGCAACTACAACCTGATCCTGAACGTCCGGAAAGGTGCAACGATCGTCCAGTATCCCATGTTCGATGCGAACTGGGGGTTCAACGTCGATGCGCTCTCGGCCTGTCTGGAAAAGCAGGCGGCGGAGCATGGCAAGATCGTCGTCTTTCTGAACTTCCCGAACAACCCGACCGGATACACCGTCAACCGGGACGAGGCCGATCGCATCGTTTCGGTGCTGCATCGCCTGGCCCAGTCCGGCAAGAATGTGATCGCCGTGCTCGATGACGCCTATTTCGGACTGTTCTACGAGCCGGAAACCGTCAAGGAATCGCTCTTTGCCAGGCTTGCGGGGCTCGATCCCCGGCTGCTTGCCGTCAAGCTCGACGGCGCCACCAAAGAGCATTTCGTCTGGGGCCTGCGGGTGGGCTTCATCACTTACGGCATCAGCGGTCTCGATGCGGATGGCTACCTCGTGCTCGAAAAGAAGACGGCGGGTGCCGTTCGGGGTTCCATCTCGAACGCATCGCACCTGAGCCAGTCCATCGTGCTGTCGGCCTTCGGCAATCCGGAGAGCAAGGCGCAGCTTCAGGGAAAATTCGAAACCCTCAAACGCCGTGCCAATCGGGTGAAGGCCGTGCTGAGCGATCCGAAATACCGCGACGCCTGGGATGTCTATCCCTTCAATTCCGGCTATTTCATGTGCCTGAAACTCAAGACGGTCGATGCCGAAACCCTTCGGGTGCATCTGCTCAACCAGTACGGCGTGGGCCTGATTTCGATCGGGAAAACCGATCTGCGGGTCGCTTTCTCCTGCCTCGAGGAAGATGACATCCAGACCTTGTTCGATCTGGTCCTGCAGGGGATTCAGGACTTGACGAAAGGCCGATAG
- a CDS encoding D-amino acid aminotransferase yields the protein MPELAYVNGKIMPISEATIPIEDRGYQFADAVYEVIASDNGKLFCLDFHLERLERSMVALHFPAVSIESIGQAIVSLFEQAAIPRAAVYVQISRGVAARNHAYDASTLQPQIVMTVRPIHEAPAASRENGIRVLAFTDNRWGRCDIKTVQLLPNAMAKQAALDAGANDAIFVSKEGIVREGTSSNLFIVSGGTLFTHPLTPEILPGITRRVVLDICRKLRLSVVEQFFTLEEALAADEMFLTGTIAEVMPVVAVDDEPIGNGAVGEISRKLYAELKRRMREEGDIACPARSTL from the coding sequence ATGCCAGAGCTCGCCTATGTGAATGGGAAGATCATGCCCATTTCCGAAGCCACCATTCCCATCGAAGACCGCGGTTACCAATTTGCCGATGCCGTATACGAAGTCATCGCAAGCGACAACGGAAAGCTGTTCTGTCTCGATTTCCATCTGGAAAGACTCGAACGGTCCATGGTCGCCCTGCACTTTCCGGCTGTATCCATCGAATCCATCGGCCAGGCCATCGTATCGCTCTTCGAGCAGGCGGCCATCCCCAGAGCAGCGGTTTACGTGCAGATTTCCAGGGGAGTCGCCGCCCGAAACCATGCCTACGACGCTTCGACCCTGCAGCCTCAGATCGTCATGACGGTCAGGCCGATTCATGAAGCGCCGGCCGCATCGAGGGAAAACGGCATCCGGGTACTCGCTTTCACGGACAACCGCTGGGGCAGATGCGACATCAAGACCGTCCAGCTCCTGCCCAATGCGATGGCCAAACAGGCGGCACTCGATGCCGGTGCCAACGACGCCATTTTCGTTTCGAAGGAGGGGATCGTCCGCGAAGGAACGAGCTCCAACCTGTTCATCGTTTCCGGCGGCACCCTGTTCACGCATCCGCTCACCCCGGAAATTCTGCCCGGCATCACCCGCAGGGTCGTTCTCGACATCTGCCGGAAACTGCGGCTTTCGGTGGTCGAGCAATTCTTCACCCTCGAAGAAGCACTTGCGGCAGACGAAATGTTTCTGACCGGCACCATCGCCGAGGTCATGCCGGTGGTGGCTGTCGATGACGAGCCCATCGGAAACGGCGCAGTCGGTGAAATCAGCCGGAAGCTCTATGCCGAACTCAAAAGGCGCATGCGGGAGGAAGGAGACATCGCCTGTCCTGCAAGATCGACGTTGTAG